CTTGTCAGGAACTCGCCTAAAGAACGACGATGACCACGTCGCCGGCAAGCTCCTCTTGGCCAACACACAAACTCACGTGAAAAACAGAGGACACGACCTTGTTGGTGCTGTCAATTTGGCAGCTTTTCTTGACTCTATTGACTTGCTTAAATAGACAATTACAAGCACTACTAAAAAATTATTTGTAGCAACACCCTTTTTTCTAAGAACGGGTCAAAAGGTAACCCGCTCCTACAAATAAAGCgcggttactgtagcatccgaCCCGATCCTAGAAaagtatttttaggggcgggtgatcgCGTCACCTGCCCCTAGAAATGCCACTATTTTTATGGAGGGTGACGGCGTCACCTAGAAATGGTATTTTTAGGGGCAGTTGATGCCAGCACCCGCCTCTAGAAATGGTGAGGCGGCTGATGGCATCACCAGCCCCTCAAAATGCATTTTCAGGAGCGAGTTGATGGCATGACCCGCCTCTACAAATGGTTCCACGTAAAAAATTCACAACTTTTTCATATTATATCGGATGAAGTTGAACTTTATATCAAATTGTAGAGGTTGACGATATCTAAAACtttatagttgataacttttttatttaaaattatTTAATAGTCCAAAATATTATTATAAGTTATCATATGGCTATGACTATACGGTATCTCTTACAGCTCAAATCATACTTTGATGTTTTCAAAATCTTAATCTTTATATACAGTGAAATATACTTGGTATATtttttttatctatagttcacaataactatagtgtagaagtttcaaattttttatttgttttgctatacgtaaagatttaaataaattttcggaataaaatagaaaaatatttttaggggcgggtgtaACTATGCAGTGTGGTGGAGAGGAGGGTACTCGCAAGGCTGGAGGTAAGCGGTTCGAACCTCGATTTatgcaagtgtgcatatttcaTCAAAAAAATATACCTCGGTAGCACAGGGGTGGTGGCTGGTTGGTCGggatatttttttattttgctgtttttaatttttttaattttttccaTATTCAGAATTGATTTGTAGAGGCAGGTCATGCTCTAGCCCGCCCCTCTAACCCACCTCTATAAATCGATTTCTAGGAACGGGTGACACCATGACCTGCTCTAGAAATTGATTTTCAGGGCAGACTCATTACCCGCTCctataaatatttatttttaacTGTGAGAAATAAAGCCGTTTAccgcacccgcccctaaaatACGATTTTACCCGTTCATAAAACTTTTTTTTAGTAGTGAAGGAAAGAATAAACATGGCCGACACTCACACGATCACAACATGACCATGCCTAAAATAGCCACTAACCATCTATAGCGAAAAGAAACTAATCTAGCACACAAGGATTATTCTCGACAGATACGAGTGGGCTAATCAATTTTTTGTTCTTCAGAATTCGACTCTCAATTACTAATCGGTTCTTCTCTCTCCCCTCCATGAGTCGGCTTCTCCAGTGGCGATGATTCGATTTGCGGCTACCACATCGGCTCATGCATCGGCCACTGGAGAAGTCCTCATTTTCTGATACGAAAGACAAGGTTGTTTCGAATTCGCATCATTGCCTATGTCAATGCTAATAATTGGCACTACACCAAAGCTTTCGACACGACGGTCCCCTTCTCTCGTGTCTTCCTGAGTTCACTAGGGTGTAGGGCTTGGTCTCTAGGAATGAAGGGTGACAAGAAGGAGGAGCCAATGGGATGTCTGATCAAAGTCGTGCTAATGTTTGTTGTATCTCCACCACACATGTCAAGTCGAGATCACCGACGATGATGTGTGTGTTGTTTGTTGTTGTACGAGTGAATCTATAGCTGCTCTAGTTATGATGAAACAAGGCCTACATATGGAACCCGCTAGTCAGTATTTAAAAGTAAGGGGATTGAGCTTCCAAGAGAAAGAACAAGGGATGAGTTGTTTCTCTTTTCATAATTCTTAAAATTAAATTCGCAtttttagttgtttcatgtgTTTTTATTATGGTAAATAATATAAATTTAGACATGACAGTTACAAAAATCTCAGTGTCAAGTTAAAAAAATTGTAATACTTAAGGTCTACTTATTTCTTATTTTCTAGACAGATTATATGATTCAGCTTATGTGtgctagattatataatctaaaCTATAATCTGAAATAAGCATATCTTGAGCAGCTTATGCGATTATGATAATCTAAATTATAATATGCAGTGCTTATTGTCCATATGAGATTATATAAAATATATTATATAATCTATATATAGAAATAATCTGAAACAGACAAGCCCTTTGTAAATTTTGATTGCAGAGGCTACACTTTTTCCCTCTATAAAAGCTGAGAGTTCCTGAGCACCGGTTAGACCTTCTTTGGCAAGGCTCCAGCTTTAGCGACTTTGAGAGGGTTTCTACTGCAGCCATGCCAAATAGGATGGAAGGAAACGAAGCCCCGAATTTCCCGCTGAGAGGAGCCGGGAGACGGAGGGAGAGCCAAAAGAACTGGCTCCTCGCGGCTCCTCCGCCTCGCGCACCATCTTTGCCCCTGCGGCCTCTTCACGCACTTCGTCTGCTCGCACACTCCGCCTCCTCGCGGCGCTTGACCTCCGTGTCCTCCCGCTGCTTCTCCTCGGCCAGGCTCACTCCGACACCGCTCCTTGGCGCAGCTCGAGACCGCGACGGAGGACATGGTGGCAGCGAGCACGGCCGGCTGCGGGAGGTCGAGCGGacagaagaaaaaagaaaatggagaaaagaaatagaaagaagagggaaaaataaaaaaatataaagataATAAGGATATTTGATCATTTTAAACCACTGGAGAAACCGTTTTACCAGATAATTCAAGGCCAAATAATTGTTCCACCACATAAGCCGGAGGCCGTTTCACCCGCAAACAGGCCCTTAATTTCTCAAGTACTACAGCTCTGTAAATCCCATGTCACCAACCGGTCCTCGACACGCTGACACGCATGGCGACAGATGGTCTTCAGGGGGCTCCACCACGCCGACCGGCTGGACACTGACTGCTGCGATGGATGAAAGCTTGGACGCACGTACGGCGATGAAATGATGTGCCAGACTGCGCGGCGTACTGGCGTTGGAGAAAATTCATCAATGTACTTGTGAGACTAGTCGTTAGGATCTGACAGCGGCTTTTTATCCTGGTTCTCCGCTTCTTCCATATTGCATACGGAGAGCAAtaattttttcctttttcctgaTGATGAGGTATTCCAGGAATTCAGTAGCCAACCACCCACTATCACTTCTAATTGGTATATGTTCATGCTTAGTTCCTCATTCGCGCTATCTCCCTGGACCCTGGCCTTAACCCTATTATTTGAAGATTATTTGGAGAGAGTGAGAGAAATATCCAAGGTGTAATTGGTCGCTAGTATAACTCCCCTCATGGTTGGGTGGAGGAGCTTGGCTTTTCCAAAGTCAGGTTCCACGGGTGCCGTTTGCAAAACCCGCACGGTTTTTAACTAGGCTCAACTAGAATTTTGATTGCATGGCTGCGAAAGATTGATATGTTTACTTGGCATGTGCATGTATACATTACCACTGCGTGACAAAGAAGAGTCAAGAACCGGCGAATCATGTCTAGTGATATCAAGAAATTACAATGTGCAGATAACAATTACTAGAGGCAGAATCCAATATTATAATTAAGGGATCCAAACAATCCATATTATTCCATATTATTATTAGCCGGAATTCATATTCTTATATCTATCATTATCCAGATTTACAAATTTGTAATCCCTATGAGATCCAAGCAAACCCTAATTTAGGATAAAAGAGTCAACTAATTATATAAGTAAAGGTTAATACAAATAAACGAGATACCATGAATTTAGATGGCTTAGTTGGTTAAATTTCTTATGATGGAATATACCGTGGAAGTTTGTGTCTTGTCGATCTCAAGATCTCCTAGTCTATCTCTTGAACACGTTTATTAGGGTAGAGTTTGCATGCATATGTTTATATGGATGAGTGCGTGTACATTGAGTATCTATATCTAAGGAGTATAATGTGTTTTAGGCAAAAAATGCTTAGAATTTGTTAGATGATATATATTTATCAAATATGAGGAAAAGTCTACTATGGTCCTAAGTCCTAACAGTTAATCTACAGTAAGAAACTTTTTTGGAGACACCTCATGTCCTCTTTAAACCACAGCAGTGTGTGAACAGATACAGTAAAATTAAATGAGATATAAAATATGAACAAAATGATAATTGGTCTTGAAAGGGGTTTAAAAGGAAACTTCAAAATCACACCGTTTTCAAGAATGACAACACTATTACGACAGATATGCAAAGTACCCCTGTCATTTTAAATCTCTGAGCCGGTACATCATCCAATGCGTGCATTTTACTGGGAGTACCGGAGGTACAGCAAACTCAAGTGTGACTTTTAGGCTGCTGTTGAGGTGTAAATGTACTACTCGCATTATATTTTTGTCCAATACAGGAGTTAAATTAAACCTCCTCGCTCTCCCTCATAAATAAAGCCGCCACCACCGCACACACTCACCAAGAAAGCAGCTTTAGATGGAGCGGCGAAGACTAGTCgtctcctccctctccttcctctCAATCTCTAGCCTTGTAGATTTTCCGGAAGCCTCCCATCTGACATCCATGGTTGTTGGAGGGGATTTCTTCTCCTTTCAGGCTCCTCATCTTCAGGTGATCCCTCCCGCCTGGTAGACTCCTGATCTGAGATAATACATATCCTGGACCATTTCTTGATTCTTGGGTGGTGTTCTTTTCTTTCTGAATCCGGATGTATTCTTGCTTCTTTCTGGTTGCCTCGTATTCTCTGATTTTGTTCTAGTGTTCCTTTCCAGAGAAAAGAAATCTTGGATCTTGCTTTTGTGTTGTTTCCATCACATCATTCACCCCATGTAATATCATCTCCAGCAGGCTCCCAGAAGCCACAATCAATATGTACATGTAGATAGCTATAAATCTGAACCATGCGACTGGGATTTTGCCCATCTCGATTCAATCGTCTCTTGTGGATGGATTCGCGTCTTATAGCTTCTGCTTTGTGTTTGGTTGTGCAGGCGGCTACTTATTTGGGTTTGGTTAATTTGGTGCTGACCGGCGGTGACAACGAGAGAGAGCACGCCGGTGCGACCGTCACGGAGATGTGGCCCGTGGCGGCGTACTTGCGTGCTCCCTCCCGTTGTCACTGTCCCACACTACCATATACTTTCTCCTTCAGCCCCCTCAATTTGGCAGGGGAAACTACGGTTAATTACAGGTACTAAATGATACACCCGTCAGTAGTAGTAATGGCATTCTTCCATTATCTAAAAAAAATTGGTAGTAATGTCATTATGTTAAATTGACCTCACTAGATGTACAATGCTTATTAAAATGCTATCATCGTGTGTGCAAGGCTATGTGCTTTGATTTCTGGTTATATGCTTATTTTGTTCATCTATAGAAGGATTGGCTTGCTTGTAACGATTTAGTAGGTTCTTTCATTGTACACACTAGTTTTGGTGGATTATTGCTCAACTGATTTATGTCATGTACATTTTGTTTTAAGGTTCAGTCAGTGTCTGGAGTGTCATACTATATGTAGCCCATTTAGAGTTTCAGTTGCATTCCCTTGATGCTACACGGTGTTTCTTTCTTTCATAGTGGGAAGACAATTTTGTGCATTAGGCTATATATATGCACAGACAATCTGATAGTTGATTCCTCCGTATGTATGTTTCTTTAATAATAGATGTTTGTTTGTCTTTGATAAATGCCCGGACCACATGAAATTTAAGATTATGTCTGCACTTCAAATTACTGGTGCTGTCACATTCTATCACTAATTAGTTCTTTTTAGTGCACTGACCAGTATTTTTGCATTTGCTACTTCTACCATTCTTGATCAAAGTTTTCAATCTACAGTTTGTTTTGCTCCCTTGTATTGTATTGTCACAATAACTCTtgacagaaaaaaaaaacacttcTTCACTTATGATCATGACAATATTTTCTTAAAATGTATTCAGAGAGAATTTTGCTAACTCCATTTCCTTGTGGATCTGGACATAAACACATTGTTGCAAAAAAAATTCATTAATCAGTTAGTGATGCTAGGCAAATTGGGCGTCAACTAGACTGTAAGAGGCAACCAAGTTGAGCCTCAACTATACTATAGATGGTGGTCTGACTTGATGATGAAAATAATAGCTAGACAATGGTAGAGTTCATTGTGGCTTGGTTTAGTTATTGTGGCCAATGTTTTCAACCTGCTGGGTTTTAATTGGAGGATGGGGGATTGACTATCTAAACTACTCAGGCACTGCCTAGCGAACCAACCTAAAAGTAGTAAGTGACTAGGGAAGGGAAAATGGAAGGGCTTGTTCCAACCAACGGAAGAGGGTTGGAAGAAGGAGGGCACCCTTAACATTGTTGCAATGGTTCCTTAGAAATGTGGCTGTGAATGTTAACATGTGGCGGAAGGGAGACAAAGGATAGAGGCAGAATGAATAGCTTGTCCAAATTATGGAATTTTTTGTACATGAGTTGATGGAGAGAGTCAAATGGGAACCACCTTAAACTAGGATGCTGAGATCCAGAAACATTGCGCACTACATAAGCATCTAAAAAGCTGACCGCTTTACTATCTTCCCCTTGATTACCATGTTTATTAGTGAGAGTAATTGTTGATTTTGTCACTTTCTCCTACCAATCATGTGGTTGTTTCCTTTTATTAGTTTGTCTTACAATTACGCTGAATCGTGTCTATATTTAGGTGGTTTTCAAgttcttccctttctttttgTACTACTCTGCTATGATGCTATCCTGTGAGTTGAGTTATTACCACTTTCTATCATGGTTATAAATCTCTCCATCCTGTTCTCCTTTTGACATTAAGATCCATAGGCTTACCATCGTTATTGTGACCTTTCACTCTTTTCTGCACTCTCTTTATTTCACCCTTGCTTCCTATCCTATTGCTCCTGGCAAAAACAAGCTGAGGAGCATTTATTAGTAAAAGTCATGAGAGCACTAGATTAGTTTCGACTTTTCTGTTTTTATAATATTTTCAATAAAATGATATGGTCTCAGTTTGACCCTTATTTTGCATAGAAGCTTTCTCCCTCGTTCCACTTTTTGCATGTCTTAAACTTTTATTACTTTCCTGATATTTTGGTGAAGGTCTTTACTTATTTTTTGATATCTATCAAAATATTAGATCAAGGTGTGATAGTTGATAATTTGACATATGAGCAGTGGGTGTACATAAAAACTTCCAAAATGGAGAATGACACATTCCCACTATTTGCTTTAGGTGTATTCTGGATGACTTAATCCTACCATGCACCATAGCTTCATTATTATTGGCTAACCTTTTGTTCCATCTAATTTTAGCGTTGTTAATTGTGTATATTGACACAGTGCCATTGCTATTGCACTTTTTTACTCTAAAAAGCACAATGTTTACAATACTCCTATTAGTCTAGTGGGTTGTGGTAATGTTTGGATGTTTAATCTTGTAATTTTGTATTTTTTACTTTGTGGCCTAGAATTTCCATCCAGATAATGAATTTTCGTCCTGATTAAAATTTGGAATGTTTTGATTATTTGTTTTGCTTTTTGTGTTCGATCTTGTGCAATGCAGAGGCTTGTTTGGAGCCTTGGAGGGACTGGGGTCCaataagaaaaataaaaatagcatTGCAATGTCCGCTTCCAGAAAACCATCCTTATGCCAATCTATCTATTTAATTGCTACTTACTGATTTTTGGTATCTCCTTACTCCTAGAATTGGTATGAGCCGGGGGATGTATGTGCATCAAAGAAAATCTTATGCTAACTTTTAAGGAATGGTGTCATGTTACTCGATGATGTTAATATGTTATTACGCAAATGGTTCTAATCATCTTGCGTCCATGGGGGTTTACATACAACCAGGACAAAGTGGTTTATGATTGAATCTCAGACATTTGAGCTGTTCCTGAATGTCTGTTTACATTGAGGCCATTTTCTTGCTTCAGATGCTAGACTTATGTATTTTTGGTCAATACAAATAGAGGAAATTCCTTATTTGACACTACCAAAGTTGCGTATTCCTTTCTTTGGCCCTCAAAATTTTAATCTTCCCAATTTAACACTAGATCTAAATTTGGTTCCTAATTTGGCACTACCTCTAATTCTACAGTTCACGGTGTTAAGTAGAATGTGAAAAGACAAATTTACCCTTTTGAACTGTGCAGTGCCGCATGACCAATTTTTCACCGAGCCTTCTTTCACCCGGGGCCTGTTTAGATGCAtccaaatgttataatttttacactctctctccatcacatcaattttgggacacatgcatggagcagtaaatgtatgtaaaaaaaaaaataactaattgcacagtttaattgtacatcacgagacgaatcttttgagcctaattagtccatgattagataaaatttgtcaaatacaaacgaaaacgctacagtgtCACTATTGCAACTTTGtaagttgcaatctaaacgcACCCCCGTTCCCTTTCTCGTTTCATCTCGTgtctctctctgtctctctctctccctacTCTCCACCAAACCCTAGTTTcgtcggcggcggtggcagcacAGCCAGCGACTTGCCGCGGGGGGACAATGCTCTATTGAATGTATCTGATCATGCATCTATACGTGCAAGTTGGAGAAACATAGCGTGCAAGTTGGAGAAACATAGCGTGCAAACTGCTGACTGTTCATATCATTGGCTGAGAACGTTTGACCCTTGAAATTGTTCAGCAGTACAAGGAGCTGATCACGGTGCATGCACATGCGTACATGATTACCAGAATTATCCACAGATGAGTGGACTTCCATCATGTCAACATTGTTTCTTCAGCGGAGCAGTAGCAAAGAATGTCAACTCCTGCATGAGTGAGAAAAACAAATTAGCTGTACCTTTTCCCCCTCTGTGGCAGAGTTGTTGCTCGACGTTGGGATGGGAAGGACACGCCAGGACGGAGAGGCATTTGTTGTTGAATATGATCGCAGCACTGCTCTGTGTACCGTTCCTCTGACACTGACCAGTGTATGGTCTCTTGCTGCTCATCTGTACGTGGTGTACGTCAACATTCGGAGGATTAGGTATCTGATGCCAATTGTCAGAAGGCTGCACTTGTCTCCTTGTTGCTTGTCGTGGACGATAATATTTTGCCATAATGGAAATAACCTTGAGACCAAAACAGTAttcccccccccaaaaaaagcATGAACAAAAACAAGAAGAAAACAAGGGCAATCATCCATGATCACAAGCACTATATGCGTCCTAATTTATATAAACCTAATCCCGGGAGGCTCTATCTAACACCCCATCGCGATCTGTGCTCGGAGCAGCGGCGAGCGAGGCCATGGCGAGCTCGAACTGCTCGAGGGTGGTGAGGTTGGAGAGGGGGAGCAGGTCCCTGGCCCCCTCCAGCCCCCTGAGGCTGGACAAGTTGGTGGACCCATCCAGGCCAATGTGTGCCACGTGCTGCACGTCCGTGGGGAACCCGATCTCGATGCCCACATCCATGTCGTCCTCaatctcatcatcgtcgtccTTGTATATCTCGAAGATTTGGGAGAGGCTCTTGAAGCTCTTGATGAGCTTCCTGATCCCCGCCAGGAAATCCCGCTCCCGCTTCGCTGCCTGCCGCTGCTGCTCCTCCTGATTGGCGTTCACCACATCCCCAATTGCCACTTCCTCACCTGTCAAGAAGTAAAAGGGTGAAGCCAATATATAGCATTAGAAAGATATAAAGATAATTTATTAACTATTACATAAGTGATAAACATTCCTCGCTATATGCTGGCCCACCTGTCAAATACCCAGTGTTACAAAAGTTTTGCAACTCAAAGTTTTGTCCACAAGGAGATATGATCTTTTTCTTAACCATATACTCCCTCCAGTCATGAAGCCATGACGTCAAGATAAGATTATTAGTGCAAATTGAACTAATCATCTTGCCCTAACTTCATGTTTTCAAGGCTGGAGAGAGTAGGAATTAGGAATCCCATCAAAAAAAAATTAGGAAGATACGATGCAGGATTCATGATCCACAGTTCTATACATGTGCAAGACGAGCACGAACTTACTTGGAACTGCTGGAGCATGATGGCTTGTTGCAGCTTGTGTTCCCGGCTCCTTTAGCTGCTGGTGCTCACTGACCGGCGTCATGCTTGCAGCTGATGGCGAGGCAGGGTGCAAGTGTTGCGACTGTTGTGAAGTAGTAGTGCCTGAGTTTGGTCGCTCACAGTGTTATGTAGTGTGTGAGAGAGGACGCGAAAGGGGGAGGTGTGGAGTGCAAGGGAAGGCAGTCAAAGAATGGAGGTGGTTATGGTGGTTAtacggatggatggatggaggtAGCTGCGGCCATCAGTTGGTTGGTTATCACGGCCGGCTGCCCTGCCCCTTGCCGTCCCCGCAAGTCTCTCTGCTCGCCGCCCAGTACGCGTGAACACCTGTAGCGTCGAGCTGTGTGATCTCTGGTTCACTGTTCACATCACAAAACTTTAACCAAACACTGTGCCAGCACATCAGGCCTTTGAAGAGCTTGGAATTCATTTTGGTCTCAGCACAATttcagaaagaaaaaaaaaaacttgtcGAAAAGGATGCTGAAGGTACGATGTACAACTAGATTGCCACTAGAATCTGGGGGCAGATCCACTTTCCCAAGGATGCATCACATTCACACATCGGAATTCGCGCGCGCCATGGATGTTTGTGTCCCCGTGTGGGCCACTGACCTTCAAAAGATTAATTCTTCCTTCAACGGTTAGGTCTTTTTTTCTGAAAATAATCAACGGTTAGGTCGACCCATGTGATTTCATCTATCTAGATTTCAGTCGACCCATGTGATTTCATCTATCTAGATTTCAGGTGGCACACCAGGCAAAGAGGAGGCTATGATTTTGTTTCCAGGAAAAATAGTCACAAATTAACACTCGATTGCCTTGGCAGTTAAGCTAAGCCTTTGTACGCCACATAGCTCATCAAGATATGGCATGATCAGTCACTATTCATTACCTGTAATTTACTTATCGCTAAGAATGAGAACAAATGTTTGACTATGAAGCCACAGAGTGGCACCATTATATTTGCGCAACCCAATGAAATGTTTCAATCAAGCACCTCTTGGTTAGTGTTTTGTTCGTGGGATTGGCTTGGTATTTATAGAGTCTACACTTCGTTTACACCAAATGCAAGGAAGCAAAGCAAATGGTCCTTGCAAAATTAGGTCATGCCAAAATAAAAAATTTGGTAAAAGTAGTGATTGATTCGTGGGCATTGGGCAAGCCCGGCCATTTTGACCGCTTGCATTTGACCTCGCTCTCCTATAGAAATTTTTTGACCCTGCTACCATTTTCTACAGCATGACTTAGCTTGGATTGCAAAAGTACATTCTGGGACCTGCTACTGGCAGCAGCAAAGCAAAACGGAAGCTTAGGAACCAGGACAAAATACTCATGACAACATGGGGGCGAATGCAACCCCAAGACAGAAGAATATAGCGCGTCCTGGGATGCCAATGACATCACCTAGGCAAAATCATAACAGGTCCATATAACCAAACCGACAGCATGCTTGATCAAGATATCCAGTACAAAACCTGACTTGGATGCCTTAACTTCACGATAAGCTCAACTGCTCCAGAAActccagcctgccgacctgtgGCCTGCCTTTGGAACCGCAGAAGCAACAACTAAAGTTTTGGCCAATGAGGCACCAAATTAAGTCCATGATTTTAACACCTTCCAGTTTCAAAGAAACAAAgctaaaaaaataaaatgcaATGCTTGAGACAGACAAAAGAACATAGAGCAGCTTTTTCTTGAAGAACTTGGAACATATAGTATAAGTTATATTTTAGATACAACCAACAAAAAATCAGCCATGCTCTCATCGCGGCAGCTTCTAGGTACGGAGTGAAGGCAGCATGGCAGAGCGCATTGTCATTCTGTAAGGACTGTACATGAATTGGAACCTGTGACTCAAGGGACGCTGGAATAATTTGAGTTACTTCATCATCATTTCAAGCGGCGTCCAGCAAGGGAGGTTACACTATGTTTCGTTCAGCAGGACGTCAAACAATTCAAGGTTACCATCCAGGTGGAAGTTGATAGTACCTTTCCATCACAACGGAGGGTAGAAGTAGGATGAAACAGAAAACCCCAAGAAGAGAACACCTCCAATTGTCGCTACTGTACGTTGCGAAATCTTTGATGCCAAC
Above is a genomic segment from Panicum hallii strain FIL2 chromosome 8, PHallii_v3.1, whole genome shotgun sequence containing:
- the LOC112903306 gene encoding uncharacterized protein LOC112903306; protein product: MERRRLVVSSLSFLSISSLVDFPEASHLTSMVVGGDFFSFQAPHLQAATYLGLVNLVLTGGDNEREHAGATVTEMWPVAAYLRAPSRCHCPTLPYTFSFSPLNLAGETTVNYRGLFGALEGLGSNKKNKNSIAMSASRKPSLCQSIYLIATY
- the LOC112903305 gene encoding CRIB domain-containing protein RIC4-like, whose translation is MTPVSEHQQLKEPGTQAATSHHAPAVPSEEVAIGDVVNANQEEQQRQAAKRERDFLAGIRKLIKSFKSLSQIFEIYKDDDDEIEDDMDVGIEIGFPTDVQHVAHIGLDGSTNLSSLRGLEGARDLLPLSNLTTLEQFELAMASLAAAPSTDRDGVLDRASRD